The following DNA comes from Centroberyx gerrardi isolate f3 chromosome 4, fCenGer3.hap1.cur.20231027, whole genome shotgun sequence.
TCCATTTGTAGAAATGACAGTGCTATCAAGCAGGACAAACTTTACATCTAGAAGCTTTTATTGTCTCATTTCATACTTTAATTTTTGCTCTTAACCTTTGCTCCCCTGTCCCTCACCGTCAGGACTCTGCTGCACATCCAGGAGCGTCTGAGAGAGGAACACTCGCTCCAGGACGTTCTCTTCAAGACCGCGCTGAAAGGAGCTCCTCCTGCTCAGCCTCCCAGGTATGTGCTGCTCAAGATGGGCTCTTTtctgtgttgggggtggggtgggtgttAGGGGCTGAAAATATGATCAGTATGATGAGTATGTAGTTTTGGTGATGAAATAACTTCTTGGTACTTTTATTCCCCCCccatgttgctgtttttcccCTAGCGAGGACAGTGCCACTCCCCCTGGTGCCTGCAGGATACATGGACATATGTACGTCAACAAGGTCGCAGGAAACTTCCACGTTACTGTGGGCAAGTACGTATCCACATGGCAATAAACACTGCACTCAAAACGAGACTGTTTAGTAATCATTAGAGATTCAACACCTAGGTATGACTGACCGTATCAATTTATCAATGTGTTGTTTCACACCCTTCATCCTAAATGATAATGTTAGAAGTATAGGACGATAGCAGCCTTGcagagcctgacctctgaccttttcgTCCCCCCCACAGGGCCATCCCACATCCCAGAGGCCACGCCCATCTAGCTGCCCTTGTTAGTCATGACAGTGAGTTTCTTATTCTTTTGACAAAGCCTTGGGACACTTTATACTGTACACATGAATTAAAGTAAGtacatgtgtactgtatatatgtgtttattttttgacaGCATGACGTTAATATATCTTAAGTCACGCTATAACTCAAGTGAGATAAAACTACTGAAACTACACTTTTTTTTGGCTGATTATTGACTGTTTTGACTTGTATTACAGCTTATAACTTCTCCCACCGGATCGACCACCTGTCGTTTGGAGAGGAGATCCCAGGGATTATCAACCCTCTGGACGGGACAGAGAAAATCTCTCCTGATCGTATGTTTGTGTTGTCAAATACTAGATGAGTCGTCTTTTCAAACTTAAATGTTATGTAGTATATAGTTGATATAGTTCATAGGTACTGTTTCCACCAGAATTAAACCATTTCTATCCTTTGAGCTTAAGAAGGTCtctaatttccttttttttttaagacactCAAAAGTCCTCTCACATCTTTTGCAgcagcaaggcactaaacctGGTGCCAAAATGCCAAACGACATCATCCGAATTTTAACAACTGCACAGTGGTTGGCTGTTAGCTTTACAATCAATTTTGCTGATTACTTTTTCAGCACAGCTGGGTCTCTCCGCTAGCGAAACTCCCTCCACAAGATCCTCAGGAACAACCTTTTTGGCTGCTAAAGTGTAGATTAAAGATAAAAGGTGACCAGGTCTTTGCCTTCAGTGCTGTTAGACTTTGGAATTCAGGGAAGCAAAACTGCTACCATCTatcaaacaacattttaaacACTTGCAAACTTGCTATTTTGTAATGTTATATCATGAAGTTCAAGTCACTGTTAACcccttgttttcttttaatgtatgcttttatgtttattttttctcttacGTGTactattttgtctttttgtacAACACTTAACCAAtgttttaggaaaaaatgcCGTATATAAAGTTAATTATTCTTATCGTACATTACGCATTGATTCTTTAACCCCTGCTTCACTGAGCTCTACGGTGACAGACATTTTTAATGTTTCTCTCCAGATAACCACATGTTTCAGTACTTCATCACCATAGTGCCCACCAAACTGAACACCTACCAGATCTCTGCGGACACACACCAGTACTCAGTCACTGAGCGGGTAGGTTTGAGTTTATACCATTTTATATGTTTGTTTACCTCAACTTGTGTCTTGATGTACTAACAGTATGTTCTGTATATGCTTATTACCCCTCTTGTTCTTATACAGGAGCGGGCCATAAACCATGCTGCAGGCAGCCATGGAGTCTCAGGGATTTTTATGAAATATGACATCAGCTCCCTAATGGTTAAAGTCACTGAGCAGCACATGCCTCTCTGGCAATTTCTCGTCCGACTCTGTGGCATCGTTGGAGGcattttctccaccacaggtctgaacctctcacacacactctctctctctctccctctttctcttgctcttctAGCACACAGCACATGCATAACAAGGCCTTGGTACCCCCACACAAAATTGGGTACTGCTTCACGCTATGCCAGATACATCTTTAACACATCACACATACCCCTTTCGTATCATTCTCCTTCTATGTCAAACTGCGTGCTTCCTTGGTCACATACAAACATTCCAACCTCTTGGAGCAGGACTTGAGACTTTGACAAATCACTCGGCGTCTAATCCAGCAAGaagcattcattaaaaaacaattaacTTTTAAAACTGGCTTGCCAGGTTTTTGTGCAGAAATATCGGAGACCATGGGAGGAGGGTAATGAACTTGGTCTCTTCTGGTATGCTGAAGATGATGGAGCAACTGGCAAGCCCattttaaaagttgaaattttattggaataagtgctgcttggtagATTAGATGTTTGCTGAAATGAGGAGTGGAATTTAACGGCTTGGAAAAAGCCAGAAAACCATGCTGTATGAATTATTTATGGATGTGTGTGAGCAAGGAAACATTAAGTTCTCAAACACCGACATGCAGTTTGAGTTGACATCCTCTCCTACATAAAGACAGAACAGCTAACATAACCATAACATAATGGGTCTTTATTCCCTTACAGGCATGCTTCACGGGATGGTGGGCTTCATGGTTGATGTGGTTTGCTGTCATTTCCGAATGGGAGTTTACAGACATCCGGAGGTAAGGGAACAAATGTATGAATGCAAGCCttgcagacagagaaagagagcattaCAGTTTAATTGAAATGTTACTTCAGGTTGTTGTGTTGCGTATGTTATATACGTTTAAACAAACTtgagtgggcagtccactcacctttttttagtattttgttttttattcagacAGCTGGAAagtagagagtgagacagagtagGAGAGAAAGTCCTGGCAGGATTTGATCCTTGGCCAGGAGTTGGCACATGCAGTATGTGATGGTCTTAACTGCTCGACTGTCTGGACACTGTTAAAAGTGAGAGTTTTGAGTTCCTATTTTAAACACTACAGCTCACGATTTCTTATCCCCTCCTTCCTCAGGAGGATCCTCCGAACGAGCAGCTGATTAATGAAGATCCAGTTCCTACAGAAAATCACACTCAGTGACACGAGTCCCTAGACTCAACTAGTAGACGTCTCTCCTTGCAGTTTCCTCCCCTAGTCTAGCCCACTAGGCAGCCATGGAATAACCAGGAACTCTGGGAAACACAATGTTTACAGGTTGCTTTGTTATGAAACGAGTCCCTGCTTCATTCAAAATTCTGTAaatatttttatgatttttaatTTGTGGGTGTAAGCCACTCATGACTGTTCATCCATCCGGGAAGCATTAACACTCAAGACCTACGCTATTTTCGTCAATGTCAGTATCCCTGGCAACCTGCACCAGGAATAACTGGCAACCATTCTCAGGAAAGCAATTGTAACACAAATTATGTACACCATCATTGTAGATCTGACCTCATTATATATGATGCCAGCTGGTGTTATAGGGGGATTGTGTGAAAAGGCTAGAAGGATGCCAGATTCCCTCCCAAATGTGCCTATGTATGGATAATGAGTTTTACATATATGAGGCTGAtttgacaaataaataaataataaaatccaCCTTCAACTtaatttgcattcattttccatatttGGTATAGTCTCTTGGAATATTTTCATCATTACtcttgtaattaaaaaaaaataaaaatggttaTCAGTAAAATAATCtctgaaaaaaagaatattttaCACCATGTCAAGAGTTTATTTGACAGTATTTCAGAATATCTTTCAGTAAacaagttttttgttttttagcaaAATGTAATATATCAGTACTGTCGCATTTCATAAAAATAGTTGTTCACGTCTTTGAAACTACAGTATCAATGATACAGTAAACCATATTTGTAGGAATACAGCTGTACAGGGTGGATAATACACAGTTAACACTACACAGTTATACTTGATCTCAATGGGGATTCATGAACGTGCCATCCTTCACAGATTCCAATatagcaatttttttttctgtatacaAAATCACTCACAGCAGGCAGGGGACGGCCTCGACGGAGACAGAGGGCTGGATGACATATTCTTTCACCTTTTCTGAACTTGGACATTTGTACATACAGTAAACACATTTCTACAGCCTAATGGCACATTCGCACGCTCCTCGTTAACAAGTTAACCGGTAAATTTATCATGAACTACAGTTGTATGCAATGTATTAATGTTCAGGTCAGCTCAGAAAAGTCACGACCAACAATATCAATAATGACAAAACGTTTTTTACTTAATGCATATGTTTTGATCATGTCTTGGGAACCACTGCAggtctgttttactgttttatgcACAAGGTCATTCTAGTTAACCAGTCGGATTTATGACTTGGTTGGCCTTGGAGGTAAACTCATAAGTCTACCAGTATACCAGTTTACGAGTATAGCCTGGAGGTGCCATCATGTTGCATTCAGTCAATACATTGTCACAATGCAttgtgattctttttttaaacctcATCTAGTCCTCCGGTACTAAAAGGCTCTGGGAGCAAGATTggtgatttatttttaatgagaGCAAACATCTtgtggagagaaatggaggataTCAAAATGGAGAAATGCAGGAGGATAGTGACttcatgttgtgtgtttcagtttaATAGCAGCATGCCTTTACTCTATGCCAGTGACAAACTTTGTGACTCCAACAGATGTGTCATTGCATTTCAGATATCATCTAAAATGTTGGGTTCAGATTTAACAAGCATTGGCACCACGTGCGACAATGCAAAGTTGGTATATTTTCTCCATAGAACAGATCAATAAAGCTGAAATGAGGCTCATTTGACACAACAGAAACCAAAGCCCACTTAGATAACACTGTCTTCATCCACTTTTGCAGGTCTGCTCTCCAAGAGGAGAACATAATGCTACAGGCTACATTTGATCCCCTTTAGAACACTAGGGGAAAAGGGCAAATACTGATACAGGCTGTACAGTTGAGAGTGCATCAAGATAATTGTATATATAGCTTGGGGATTAATCCAAAGAGAAGCAGGCTCCACAACCCAATAGTTTGTTGATATGTGTACATGGCCACTAACATCTGTTTTGCATTCAATTTCCAAAACAAACTTAAAACGAAAAAAGACTATCGATCACAATGGTAACAGCTCTGCATTAGTTTCAGTAAGGCACTCCGCCCCACCTCATATCCCATCGGCCTCCTCTTCCCCGCACCGACGCCCCTCTCCCACAGTGATGTGGTACACTTAGCACAGTAAAAGGCATAGAAATGGGAAATACAGACTGGACAAAATCTTCTGTTGAGCATTAAATGAATACAACACAGCTTATAATTCTGCACAATGACTGCATGA
Coding sequences within:
- the ergic2 gene encoding endoplasmic reticulum-Golgi intermediate compartment protein 2 isoform X1 — protein: MRRLTKKKALNLVRELDAFPKVPESYVEATASGGTVSLIAFTFMAVLAFLEFFVYRDTWMKYEYEVDKDFSSKLRINVDITVAMRCQYIGADVLDLAETMVASDGLKYEPVNFELSPQQRLWHMTLLHIQERLREEHSLQDVLFKTALKGAPPAQPPSEDSATPPGACRIHGHMYVNKVAGNFHVTVGKAIPHPRGHAHLAALVSHDTYNFSHRIDHLSFGEEIPGIINPLDGTEKISPDHNHMFQYFITIVPTKLNTYQISADTHQYSVTERERAINHAAGSHGVSGIFMKYDISSLMVKVTEQHMPLWQFLVRLCGIVGGIFSTTGMLHGMVGFMVDVVCCHFRMGVYRHPEEDPPNEQLINEDPVPTENHTQ
- the ergic2 gene encoding endoplasmic reticulum-Golgi intermediate compartment protein 2 isoform X2 — protein: MRRLTKKKALNLVRELDAFPKVPESYVEATASGGTVSLIAFTFMAVLAFLEFFVYRDTWMKYEYEVDKDFSSKLRINVDITVAMRCQYIGADVLDLAETMVASDGLKYEPVNFELSPQQRLWHMTLLHIQERLREEHSLQDVLFKTALKGAPPAQPPSEDSATPPGACRIHGHMYVNKVAGNFHVTVGKAIPHPRGHAHLAALVSHDTYNFSHRIDHLSFGEEIPGIINPLDGTEKISPDHNHMFQYFITIVPTKLNTYQISADTHQYSVTERERAINHAAGSHGVSGIFMKYDISSLMVKVTEQHMPLWQFLVRLCGIVGGIFSTTGMLHGMVGFMVDVVCCHFRMGVYRHPELINEDPVPTENHTQ